The following is a genomic window from Gimesia sp..
CTGAATCTGAATTTTTTTCATCAGCGGTAAATCTTTCGTCTCCTGGATGCGAATCCTCAGGTCGGCGTCAGGGAGTTGCTTCAAGGCACTCTCCGAGAGTGCGAACTTGTCGACTGTCGACTGCGTCATCTCCGGAAATGGCAGGGCCGCGGTCCGTTCCATCAGGTTTTCCACTTCGACCAGCGCGACCTGTCTCTGCTCGGACTGTTTCTGTTCGCGATGGACCCAGTAAATCGAAGGCACCACAATCATGAAGACGGTCGTCAGTAGAACTCCCGAGACCATCATTTCAATCAACGTGAATCCCCGACGCCTACGCAGCTTCGGCCGAGTCACCGCTGAGAAATCCTGTTTCTGTCGATACTGTATTCGCACTATGCAACCCATGCCCGTGGGATTACGCCAGGTGATGAACCAGGCTGATCAATGGTAAAAATAAACCAATCACTATGATTCCAACCAGGGCTCCCAGCCCTACAATAAACGCTGGTTCCAGATATTCGCGTACCAGCATCATCCGATAATTAATTCGCCGCTCGATGCTTTTCGCGATCGCCTTCAATGCCCAGCTCAGGTTTCCCGCCCGCTGGGCTGACTGCAGCAGCCGCACCTCACTAGGCGTTAACAGACTAAAATCATGCAGGGCCGTCCAGCAGTCGTTGCCTTTGTGAACATCCTGCAGAATTGCTTCAAACCGTTCTGCCAGCAGTCGGTTATTCGAAGTATGTGCCAGGGTCTCGAACGCCCCCATTAAAGGGCGCCCCGATTCAGTCGTGACGTGCAGGAACCGAAGCACATCCGGCGCCCTGCCCCGCGGATAGAGCAGGCCATAGACAAACGCAGGACGCCAGCCGTTCTCCAGAAAGCCGCGGCGCGTCAGTATTTTCTGCATGATCCACAACATTAAAATCGCAACAGGCAGAACATAGAAATATTCGATGACAAAATCATTGGCTTCAATAATTTTCAGCGTCAGGCCCGGCAGTTCTACTTCAAAATCATGAAAGATTTTTTTGAATTTAGGGATGATCCAATAGCCGATAAATAGCAGGTTCAGCGCGACAACCAGGAAGACCGCCAGAATATAAAGCAGAACGCCTGCACGGCTCCGCACCTGCTCAGTCCGTTCCGCCATGCAGACTTCTGAAGCCAGCGAAAGCGCCGAGGGCAGCGTGCCCGATTCTGCTCCTGCTTTCACCAGAAAAAACGCATTCGCTGGCAACAGGTCCGGCACCTTATCGATGGCATCCGCCAGGGGAACCCCACTGCGGAGCAAATCCACGAGACGGGAAATCTGCAGTCTCCAGCGGCCGTGCACGTCTTTTTCGAAGGTCTCAAGCACGTCGATCAACGACAGCTGTTTCTCTGTCGCCACAGCCAGAATTCTCAAGAGCGCCATCTGCTGTGAATGGGTGACACGTCCCGGAAGCCAGCGTGGTCCACGCAGGAGCGGACGATTGCCCCAGCGCCACAACTGATTCAGAGAATTAAAACGGGACGGCTTATTCATCAACGGGAGGTCGCTTGTAAACAGAAATGAATGTCAGGAAAACGGCTTGAAATGCAATGCTGCATGACGACTCAGGCCAGCATCGTCAGCAGTTTAAACAACGGAGCCAACAGGGATAAAAACAGGAAGCCCATCGTAATCGCACAGACAATAATGATCATCGGCTCCACAACGGTCGCGAAGAACGTGATCCGCACGCGGGTCTGGCCATTCAGCATATCTGCCAGCGCATTCAGAATTTCAACCGAGTAGCGGGGACTGTTCTGATTCGAATTACCTGACTGCGTCGCCAGGGTCTGTAGAAACGTGGCGGGAAATAACTTCAACGAGGTCAACGCTTCAATCTGCATCTCCCCGGAAGAGATGGAGTCCGAAAATTTGCGACAGGCTTTGCGAATCTGATAGTTATTTGAACTCTCCCCTGTCAGCTTGAGTGCTTCCAGAAACGGAACGTCATTATCGACCAGCAATGCCAGCAGGTGAGAAAAACGGGAAACGGAAATCCCACTCAACAGTCCCCCCAGCAGGGGAATCCGAAACAGGATGCGCTGCCCCAGCGCCTGGCCTCTTTCCGTACGGAACAGGGCGAAAGAGCCCAACAGAAAAAGTAGAGTACCGGGTAGATACCACCACCATTGCGTTCGGATAAACACGGACACCTCGAACATGAAATCGGTCACCCAGGGGAGTTCGATTCCAAAGTCCACGAAGATCGATTCAAACGAAGGAATGATCCAGAGCATGATCGCCAGAAACATTAACGAGGCGAAAAACATCAGAATCAGCGGATAGCAGAGGGCCATCAGTAACTGGCTTTTCATCTCGGAGAGCTGACGGGTATGTGCCACATAGTCGGCCAGAATCTCACTCATCTTGCCCGAACGGCTGCCGGCATGCACCAGGGCACAGAGCTCGCGCGGCGCCCTGGAATTGGCCAGCACCGTTTCCAGGTCATCGCCTGATTCCAGCTGGGTCGCCAGATCCTGTACCGCGGTCCGCAGACGTGTGTTCTCAATTTCATAAGAGACCGCTTCCAGCCCCGACGAGAGCGGGAGCCGGGCACGTGTCAAATCGGACAGATGATCGGTGATGAGTTCAAAATCACGGGAGGAGAGCCTGGTCGTCGCGCCGGAGGCAGGTGCTTCCCGGGCGGCAAACGCCAGTTCACCTTCCTCTTCCAGCTCGATCCGTTCAATTTTGATCCCCTGACCCTGCAGCTGGCTGGCAACTTCATCCCGGTCGGCAGCGTGAATCCGCCCCTTGATGAGCTTGCCTTCTGAATTAACGCCCTGATAGCGATACCAGTTCATTGGAGAATCATCCCGTCACTCAAATCATTATTATGGTGTCCAGCTGTCTGTAGCATCTGGTCACTGTCTCAGTCATGACCCTCAAGGGTTCCCTAATTGTTTAAGCATGTCGGTAAACGGGAGAAATAATACCAGGCAATAACATAAAACCGTGCCACCTCCGATAATCGCTCCCGTGAAGATCGGAAAGATCACGCGGAACCAGCGGGTATAGTGGGCCGCCTTCCGCCGATACATATCGGCTGCATTTTTCAGCGCGAGGCTTAATTCTCCCTCGTGGTTCTTGGTCGTTAATAACCAGGTCAATAACGGAGGCCAGCCATAGAATTTCGCCGATTCCCCCGATTCCAGCTGCGAGCGGGCATGTCGATCCGCCATCAGTTCAGCCGATTGAACCAACTGGTCGTCGCCGGTCGCTTCAGCCGCCAGCACTATTGACTCGGAGAACGGAATCTGTTGCTGAATCAACAGTGCCATCAGCTCGGCAAAGTTTCCGTAACGATAATAACTGGCAATCCGCTTCACGCCGGGAATCCAGCCGATCAACCGACTGGTGCCTTTAAAATTCAATAACTGAGAACTGCGGGTCCGCATCCAGACCAGGGCAAACACAAACAGGACCAGCGGCGGGACCAGCGCCCAGTAGACCATCGTCGATTCCAGAAAATTCAACGCCTGCAGTGGGCGGGTCTCACCCAGGCGGAAAACTTCATACGCGGAATTGAACCGTGCCAGCATCTCAAACAGGAAGACCAGAAACAGACCATAGGCCAGGCTGAAGACAATCAACGGATAGATCAGCGCCATGCCGATCTGTCGCCTCAGATGAAACAGTTCCCAGGCATAGTTGGACATCTCCTCCAGTGCCACGGTCAACTTACCCGATTTGACCCCCGCTTCAACGATCACCCGATACACGCGGGGAAAGCGTGAGCCTTCGGATTCCATCGCTTCAGCTAGCGTACTGCCCCGCTCCATCTTCACCGCCAGGTCCGAACTGATCTTTCCCAGCCGGTCGGGGAGTTCGTTGCCCATCTCCCGCAACCCCAATTCCAGCGGAATCCCGGCCTGCACGAGTGAAATAATTTCCTCGTTCAAGGCGATCAGCTCATCCAGCTCGAAGCGGGTTTCCCGTGTCGGTATGGCGTCGGAATCGTCTCTTGCGTTCATGTTCACACTCTCTTCAGACAGAAACGATTTCAGTCAATGTCTCCATGTCAGTGCTGCCGGTGCACCGTTATGTTTCGCTCCGCGAAATGCCCAATACTCGACGGACTTCCGCGGGACTGGTCAATCCTTCGTTCACGGCCCGCAGCGCACGATTCCACTGCGTCCGTAGTCCGGACTCAACTGCCAGCCGGTGCAACTCGGTCGCATCAACCTGGTCCAGAATCGCCTGCCCCACGGCCCCCTGATCGGGCAGCAGCATTTCGGTCAGAACCAGGCGGCCCTGATAGCCGGTCTGTCCGCAGTCTGCACAACCCGTTGCGGTTTTCCACTGTTCGACAGGCAGACCCAGTCGATCTTCTTCCGCCTGTGATGGCTGAGCACAACTGCAGAGTCGACGCAACAACCGTTGACTCAATATCGCCAGCAGACCACTCCGCAGTAAATACGGTTCGATTCCCATATCCGACAGGCGGCTGACCGCTTCGGTCGCGCTGCCTGCATGGAATGTGGTGATCACCAGATGCCCGGACAGCGAAGCCTGGAAGACTGTCTCGGCGGTTTCGCGATCTCGGATTTCTCCCACCATGATCACTTCCGGATCCTGCCGTAACAGGGACCGCAGACCCAGTGCCATATCAAAGCCCGCCGCCGGATTGACCTGCGACTGCGCCACGGTGGGCACCACGACTTCAATCGGATCTTCCAGGGAGGCCAGACTGCGGGCCCCCCGTGACTCGCGAATGATCTCCCGCAGACAGGCGTAAATCGTCGTCGTTTTGCCGCTCCCTGCAGGACCGGTCATCAGCACCACGCCGCCGGTCTGTCGTAACAGACCTCGCATCTCGGTCAAAATCTCTTCCGGCAGATTCAGGTTTTCCAGATGTTTGTATTGTCCCGAACCGACGAACAGCCGCACAACGACTTTTTCGCCATACAGGGTCGGAAAGGTGCTGATGCGGGTCTCGACCACCTGCTCGCCATCCCGGTGAATCCGCCCTTCCTGGGGGACATCGGTACGATAAGTGAGCAGCTGCGAGAGCACTTTGAGTCGGGCTGTGATCCGAGGTGCCAGCACCTGAGAAAAGTCAGCGACATGATGCAGTACGCCGTCAATTCGCCAGTCCATCCGCATCCGGTTTTCAGTGGGCAGCAGATGGATGTCGCTGGCATTGATAGCCTGCGCCTGGGCTAAGATCACATCGACCAGCTCCGTCACATACTCGGGATGATTTTCCGCTTTGTCAGGCAGTTGTTCCTGAAACTGTTGGGACAAGGTCTCCTGCATCAATCGCCTCGAGTAAAGATCTGCTCGATCGTTCCGGCCCGTTCATTCCGGAAACGAACGACGGCGTCAACCAGTCCCCATTCGCCGGACTGTTTGAGTGTGGCCTGCACGGAATTCCAATCGGTTTGAACTTTCTTCTCTCCGGGTGTGGCGGCCGAGATTCCCAGCACACGACTCCCTTTGGAATAGAGTGCACGGGACCAGCCGGATTCCGTATCGGACGCGACACGTAGATCGGCTCCTGAATCCCGGGTCAGAAATAACAGTGTGAATGTCAGAAACAAAGTGCAGCAGACCAGCAGCGTTTTGCGCTGCACCTTGCGATTTTCCGCATGGCGGGCGGCAGCCAGTACCCGCTGACGATGATCGCTGTGCGCGGGGACCGCCCCCTGGCCGGCCTTGAGTATCTGCTCTTCGAGAAAATGGTGATCTTCAAATTCAAACATTGATATCCTCACGCGCCACGGGACGCAGGTAATTATCTAATTTCTGGAGCGCATAACGGTAACGACTGGCCACGGTGTTCGGCGATTCATCCAGCACACTGGCAATTTCCGCAAACGTCATATCCTCCCAGATCTTCAGCACTACCACTTCAGACTGGTTCGTCGGCAGCCGCTTTAATGCCTGCCGAATCACCTGGGCCTGATCATTCTCTTCCACGATTTCTTCATCTCGCGACCAGAGCTGTCTGCACTGGGCGAAGATCTGCAGCGGCTTCCGCTTCTGCAGAATCCGCAGGGCTTCGTTCCGGGCCACCCGTAACAGGTAGGCCCACGGCTGCTGAGCGGTCGCCAGAATTTTGGGTCGCATGGCAATCCGTACCATGGTCGCCTGAATCGCATCCTCCGCATCGGGAGTGTTGCGGGTCACTGTCACCGCATAACGCAGCAATCGCTCCGATGTCAAATCGTACAGCGGACCCAGGCGGTCCACCCCATGATCCTGCAGATCATTGGCACAGCATCTTATCTGCGCTGCAAATTTGGCTGGCGACAGTTTATCCACGGTCCGATTCGATTCTTCTGGCGTTTGAAAACACTCAGCTTATCGCTAAAGAGCTTAACGATACTGTCCTGACAGAGCTGCCCGGATCTTTGACAAGTAAAATTCCTGTGAAATTCACACAAACTTCTGTTCCATGCTTGTGTTACCCTTCAGGGGAAAATCACAATTTAATTCTCACCTGAATTGTCACATAGTTCCTATTAGACCTGATTTGAGATATGATTTGTTTTCCTTTTCCCTGGATTTTAAAACTTTTCCAGGCTCCGGGGAAGGAAGCGAACCGAAGTCTTTGAAATGTATACAGATACGACTTTTTATATTTTGCCATTCGTTGCCCCTGTCCGCAGGAAATCACCCTGGAGAGTGCACCTTTTTCTCCCGGGAGTGCCCGCATGACCGCCGACAGCGAACCTGTCAAAACCGGAGTCGTTCTGACAGGCATGCCGGGCTCCGGAAAATCGACGGTGGGCAGACTACTGTCTGAACAGACAGGCCTTCCCTTTCTGGATACCGACGCATTAATAGAGGCTGGCGAATCCAAACGGCTGGCCGAGATTATTGCAGATCACTCCCCGGAAGGGTTCCGCGCGATTGAAGCGGCCTACATCCAATCGATTCAACCAGCAGGATCCGTTATTTCTACCGGAGGAAGTGTCTGTTACAGCAGTGAAGCCATGCATCATCTGGCCGGTCTTGGTACGATAGTCTGGCTGGATGTGAAGCCGGATATCCTAGAGCAGCGGTTTGTCGATGCCTTCGATCGGGGCGTGCTGATCGAACCGGGTTCCAGCCTCGCCGACCTGTATGACAGCCGGTTTCCACTGTACGAACAATATGCACAATTGAAAATCGAGGCCTCGCCGCTGACGGCTGAAGAAGTCGTCTCACTGATTCGTCAGCAACTGGCTCTGTAATTGAAACTGATACAAAACTGAATCTTCTCCCCCAGTAAACGAAAACGATTTAAACAAGATGCTACCCATTCAAAACGTTAACATCATCGATTCGGTTCGCCTGGTTGCTCCTCAGGAACTGAAAGAGACAATCAAACGCACTGACAAAGTGACAGAAACCGTCGGCGAATCACGGGAACAGATCAAGCATATCCTCTCGGGTGAAGATTCACGGCTGATCGTCGTTGTCGGTCCCTGCTCCATTCACGATCCCCAGGCCGCCATCGAGTATGCCAAACGCCTGAAAGAACTCTCCGAGAAAGTCAAAGACCGCATGTTCCTGGTGATGCGGGTCTACTTCGAAAAGCCGCGGACGACTGTCGGCTGGAAAGGTCTGATCAACGACCCTCACATGGACGGCACCTTCGACGTCGCCTCAGGCCTCAAAATCGCCCGCCAGCTGCTGCTGCAGATCGGTGAACTGGGACTGCCGGCCGCCACGGAAATGCTGGAGCCGATCACCCCGCAGTACATCGCAGATGCGATTTCCATCGCCTCCATCGGCGCCCGCACGACCGAATCCCCGACGCACCGCCAGATGGCCAGCGGACTTTCGATGCCCGTCGGTTACAAAAACGGAACGGACGGCAGCCTGGACGTCGCGCTCAATGCGATGCTCGCCGCCCAGAGTCCCCACAGTTTTCTGGGAATCGACGCCGAAGGTCAGACCTGCGTGGTCAACACCACAGGCAACCCCTGGGGGCACCTCATCCTGCGTGGTGGTCGCTCCGGCCCGAACTATCAGCAGGAACATCTGGAAGCAGCCGCACAAAGCCTCGAGGCGGCGGGTCTTTCGCCCCGCTTCATGGTCGACTGCAGCCACGCGAATTCTAACAAGGATTACCGCAACCAGGGCAAAGTCTGGAATGAAGTCATTGATCAACGCGTCGCCGGCAACAAGACAATCATCGGCCTGATGCTGGAAAGCAATCTGCACCCAGGCAACCAGAGCCTGCCCGAAGATCTCAGCCAGCTCCAGTACGGCGTCTCCGTCACTGACGAATGCATCGACTGGGACGAAACCGAACAGCTGATTCTCTCAGCATACGAGAAACTGGGCTAAGCGACTTAATTCCCGTCGTCACTATTTCTGTTGTGCTGCCTGCAGAAAATATTCTGCCAGCTCTCGCTCTTCAGGGGTAAAGGACGATTTGAGTTGAGTCGAGGTGCCCTGTTCGGTCGGTATTGTCTCCATCGACAGAACCCCCTTCACTGAAAACAGAGGCGGCTTCTCACCAGACCGTTGGGAGGCCGCCACAGCTTCTTTGAGCACCGCAATTTTTTGATTATCCTCTCCCCGTGAATGAAGCGCCGAGGCGACCCGGTACAAGAGGCGGACTTTCTGATTGTCATATTGAAGCCGCTGTGTCGCTTCGAGCGCACCGTCGGCCTCGCCTGCATTCAATAGCGCGGTAGCAACCTTGGCCAGCGCGTTCTCCTTCGTCTCTCGCTGGGGGATTTGCTGCACGACCTCCAGTGCCTGTTTTGACTTTCCCTGCTCTGCAACAGCGATCGCCACTTCCATCAGGTAGGTTGACTGCTCATGAGAACCCTCAATCAATGGAGCCACTTCGAGGGCCTGATTCAGATGGCCTGTTCCCACCAGCGATTTCGCCAGTGCACGTAGAAACCAGGGCCGACGATGTAAAAACAGAATCTGCCGCACGACATCCAATGCCTGCTTATCCCTGCCTGCTTTCGCGAGCTCCAGCACAATTCCTTCCAATGCCTGAAATCGGATTTCCTCATTGGTAATCTGCTCAGTCAACGACAGCGCCAGGTTACAGGCATTCGACTTGGCAAGAACCAGTATTACTTGCTGGAGCGCCTGCGATTGAGAGTTCCGATCTGGAATGGTCTCGACAAAGTTCAGAGCCTGCTCGACATTTCCGGTTT
Proteins encoded in this region:
- a CDS encoding sigma-70 family RNA polymerase sigma factor; translated protein: MDRLGPLYDLTSERLLRYAVTVTRNTPDAEDAIQATMVRIAMRPKILATAQQPWAYLLRVARNEALRILQKRKPLQIFAQCRQLWSRDEEIVEENDQAQVIRQALKRLPTNQSEVVVLKIWEDMTFAEIASVLDESPNTVASRYRYALQKLDNYLRPVAREDINV
- a CDS encoding type II secretion system F family protein, with amino-acid sequence MNWYRYQGVNSEGKLIKGRIHAADRDEVASQLQGQGIKIERIELEEEGELAFAAREAPASGATTRLSSRDFELITDHLSDLTRARLPLSSGLEAVSYEIENTRLRTAVQDLATQLESGDDLETVLANSRAPRELCALVHAGSRSGKMSEILADYVAHTRQLSEMKSQLLMALCYPLILMFFASLMFLAIMLWIIPSFESIFVDFGIELPWVTDFMFEVSVFIRTQWWWYLPGTLLFLLGSFALFRTERGQALGQRILFRIPLLGGLLSGISVSRFSHLLALLVDNDVPFLEALKLTGESSNNYQIRKACRKFSDSISSGEMQIEALTSLKLFPATFLQTLATQSGNSNQNSPRYSVEILNALADMLNGQTRVRITFFATVVEPMIIIVCAITMGFLFLSLLAPLFKLLTMLA
- a CDS encoding GspE/PulE family protein, which gives rise to MQETLSQQFQEQLPDKAENHPEYVTELVDVILAQAQAINASDIHLLPTENRMRMDWRIDGVLHHVADFSQVLAPRITARLKVLSQLLTYRTDVPQEGRIHRDGEQVVETRISTFPTLYGEKVVVRLFVGSGQYKHLENLNLPEEILTEMRGLLRQTGGVVLMTGPAGSGKTTTIYACLREIIRESRGARSLASLEDPIEVVVPTVAQSQVNPAAGFDMALGLRSLLRQDPEVIMVGEIRDRETAETVFQASLSGHLVITTFHAGSATEAVSRLSDMGIEPYLLRSGLLAILSQRLLRRLCSCAQPSQAEEDRLGLPVEQWKTATGCADCGQTGYQGRLVLTEMLLPDQGAVGQAILDQVDATELHRLAVESGLRTQWNRALRAVNEGLTSPAEVRRVLGISRSET
- a CDS encoding type II secretion system F family protein, whose translation is MNARDDSDAIPTRETRFELDELIALNEEIISLVQAGIPLELGLREMGNELPDRLGKISSDLAVKMERGSTLAEAMESEGSRFPRVYRVIVEAGVKSGKLTVALEEMSNYAWELFHLRRQIGMALIYPLIVFSLAYGLFLVFLFEMLARFNSAYEVFRLGETRPLQALNFLESTMVYWALVPPLVLFVFALVWMRTRSSQLLNFKGTSRLIGWIPGVKRIASYYRYGNFAELMALLIQQQIPFSESIVLAAEATGDDQLVQSAELMADRHARSQLESGESAKFYGWPPLLTWLLTTKNHEGELSLALKNAADMYRRKAAHYTRWFRVIFPIFTGAIIGGGTVLCYCLVLFLPFTDMLKQLGNP
- a CDS encoding shikimate kinase; translation: MTADSEPVKTGVVLTGMPGSGKSTVGRLLSEQTGLPFLDTDALIEAGESKRLAEIIADHSPEGFRAIEAAYIQSIQPAGSVISTGGSVCYSSEAMHHLAGLGTIVWLDVKPDILEQRFVDAFDRGVLIEPGSSLADLYDSRFPLYEQYAQLKIEASPLTAEEVVSLIRQQLAL
- a CDS encoding type II secretion system F family protein — translated: MNKPSRFNSLNQLWRWGNRPLLRGPRWLPGRVTHSQQMALLRILAVATEKQLSLIDVLETFEKDVHGRWRLQISRLVDLLRSGVPLADAIDKVPDLLPANAFFLVKAGAESGTLPSALSLASEVCMAERTEQVRSRAGVLLYILAVFLVVALNLLFIGYWIIPKFKKIFHDFEVELPGLTLKIIEANDFVIEYFYVLPVAILMLWIMQKILTRRGFLENGWRPAFVYGLLYPRGRAPDVLRFLHVTTESGRPLMGAFETLAHTSNNRLLAERFEAILQDVHKGNDCWTALHDFSLLTPSEVRLLQSAQRAGNLSWALKAIAKSIERRINYRMMLVREYLEPAFIVGLGALVGIIVIGLFLPLISLVHHLA
- a CDS encoding 3-deoxy-7-phosphoheptulonate synthase produces the protein MLPIQNVNIIDSVRLVAPQELKETIKRTDKVTETVGESREQIKHILSGEDSRLIVVVGPCSIHDPQAAIEYAKRLKELSEKVKDRMFLVMRVYFEKPRTTVGWKGLINDPHMDGTFDVASGLKIARQLLLQIGELGLPAATEMLEPITPQYIADAISIASIGARTTESPTHRQMASGLSMPVGYKNGTDGSLDVALNAMLAAQSPHSFLGIDAEGQTCVVNTTGNPWGHLILRGGRSGPNYQQEHLEAAAQSLEAAGLSPRFMVDCSHANSNKDYRNQGKVWNEVIDQRVAGNKTIIGLMLESNLHPGNQSLPEDLSQLQYGVSVTDECIDWDETEQLILSAYEKLG
- a CDS encoding type II secretion system protein, encoding MTRPKLRRRRGFTLIEMMVSGVLLTTVFMIVVPSIYWVHREQKQSEQRQVALVEVENLMERTAALPFPEMTQSTVDKFALSESALKQLPDADLRIRIQETKDLPLMKKIQIQLGWRDQRGLIQQPVRLTSWVSPKGKQ